One genomic window of Pungitius pungitius chromosome 11, fPunPun2.1, whole genome shotgun sequence includes the following:
- the LOC119197823 gene encoding zinc fingers and homeoboxes protein 1-like, which produces MSSRRKSTTPCMVLPSDVVEEKTEGTKDEEAEEEGTVKEGSEQGPTAEELDQAVLVVPTPPDTDEPIVSTVEESEVSAPSLKRTATNPPEDLRSDQPTQDHRSDAPEEGGADPAAIAAISLSKTPIMRMKTKSEPKRIAVSLKSTDEAVEGFGREGEGEMDGDQEPIEAPLGPMTPVEMLLHDSMKLGGGGLLVSPYSEQQRKAATLNPTVLPAGLAQVLSAFQAQQSAAAAAQSQLLIPLSSIPSYSAAMDTNPRLGNTYKKFPYPSTAEISSLAAQTQFTEEQIKVWFSAQRLKHGVSWTPEEVEEARRKQFNGTVHTVPQTITVIPAHQLSSAANGLQSILQTCQIVGQPGLVFTQVGPGGHLPVTSAITLTVAGLSSQSQSSSRVSCQPTATNTELKRATTIQPPSLSPQENSALSADTFGLRPKKSKEQLAELKASYLKNHFVTDAEISRLMKLTNLTKGEIKKWFSDTRYNQRNSKNSHVIVFHDGMGRGGGTCGSSVGTTIIIDSSDETPTSPHPPRTPPVKEKETRPKTWNPFPDFTLQKFKEKTPEQLVVLEESFEKSSTPTDEELSRLRTGTKLTRREIDAWFTERRKMPSVSTSSPESSEGGKMEAEGAKALGAISSSPSGSSSRRGSQTPPGARGKQLPTSSNRDMRDKSKKSPEQLHILKSAFVRTQWPTPEEYDQLAEESGLLRSYIVSWFGDSRYSWKNSNLKWFLQYQSGNIEGPNGGGGNKMGSGSSGGGRKRRGRNRGWGRSRTRRQPRRSASSSADVDRPPPLKKIKSGREILKEYYIRHRFLNEQDLDELVTKTNMSYEQVREWFAEVQRRLDTGLDPFQEAATARTQGGEAGDAGDTQGEMSTANEQQGAAATGDEGEDEGDEEEDGGDDTDDSEVWEPSRSVRKSLSVSED; this is translated from the exons ATGTCAAGCCGCCGGAAATCGACCACACCTTGCATGGTGCTGCCCTCTGacgtggtggaggagaaaaCCGAAGGGACAAAGGAtgaagaggcagaagaggagggaaCGGTAAAAGAGGGATCAGAGCAGGGGCCGACTGCAGAGGAGCTGGATCAGGCAGTACTTGTTGTGCCCACCCCTCCAGATACAG ATGAGCCCATTGTCTCCACCGTGGAAGAGAGTGAAGTTTCTGCTCCCTCGCTGAAGCGCACAGCTACAAACCCTCCTGAGGATCTGAGGAGCGACCAGCCGACCCAGGATCATCGAAGTGATGCCCCCGAAGAGGGAGGCGCAGACCCCGCAGCGATTGCAGCCATTTCCCTCAGCAAGACCCCCATCATGAGGATGAAGACCAAATCTGAACCCAAAAGGATTGCTGTTTCCCTGAAATCAACAGACGAGGCGGTTGAGGGTTTTGGAAGAGAGGGCGAAGGAGAGATGGACGGAGACCAGGAACCCATCGAAGCCCCTCTAGGGCCGATGACTCCTGTGGAGATGCTGTTGCACGACTCCATGAAGCTCGGGGGAGGCGGACTGCTTGTCAGCCCGTACtcggagcagcagaggaaagcAGCCACTTTAAACCCCACAGTTTTGCCTGCTGGCCTGGCACAG GTGCTTTCTGCCTTCCAGGCCCAGCagagcgcagcagcagcagctcagtctCAGCTGCTGATACCCCTCAGCAGCATACCATCCTACAGTGCAGCCATGGACACCAACCCCCGGCTGGGCAACACATACAAGAAGTTTCCGTACCCCTCCACGGCCGAGATCAGCAGCCTGGCCGCACAGACCCAGTTCACAGAGGAGCAGATCAAG GTGTGGTTCTCAGCCCAGCGGCTGAAGCACGGTGTGAGCTGGACTCCTGAAGAAGTCGAGGAGGCAAGGAGGAAACAGTTTAATGGCACGGTCCACACTGTGCCTCAGACCATCACTGTTATACCTGCTCATCAGCTCTCATCAGCTGCCAACGGCCTGCAGTCCATTCTCCAGACCTGCCAGATAGTGGGCCAGCCCGGCCTGGTGTTCACACAG GTCGGCCCGGGGGGGCACCTTCCAGTGACCAGTGCCATCACTCTGACAGTGGCAGGGCTGTCCAGTCAGTCCCAAAGCTCCAGCAGAGTTTCCTGCCAGCCCACTGCAACAAACACTGAGTTGAAGCGGGCTACCACAATCCAGCCTCCCTCTCTATCTCCACAG GAGAACTCGGCCCTCAGCGCTGACACGTTCGGTTTGCGGCCCAAAAAGTCCAAAGAGCAGCTGGCCGAGCTGAAAGCCAGCTACCTGAAGAACCACTTTGTCACTGATGCAGAAATATCTCGGCTGATGAAGCTCACCAACCTCACAAAGGGAGAGATCAAGAAGTGGTTTAGTGACACCAGGTACAACCAGCGCAACTCCAAGAACAGCCATGTCATTGTTTTCCATGACGgaatgggcagaggagggggcaCCTGCGGTAGCAGTGTAGGCACCACCATTATCATCGACTCAAGCGATGAGACCCCCACATCTCCCCATCCTCCACGCACTCCTCCTGTGAAGGAAAAGGAGACGCGGCCCAAAACGTGGAATCCCTTCCCAGATTTCACCCTGCAGAAGTTTAAGGAGAAGACACCGGAGcagctggtggtgctggaggaAAGTTTCGAGAAGAGCAGCACTCCCACAGATGAAGAGCTGAGCCGCCTGAGGACTGGGACGAAACTGACGCGGAGGGAGATTGATGCCTGGTTCACTGAGAGACGAAAAATGCCATCGGTCAGCACCTCCTCCCCGGAATCTTCAgagggaggaaagatggaggcAGAGGGAGCAAAAGCATTAGGAgccatttcttcttctccttcggGCTCTTCCTCTCGTAGAGGTAGTCAGACCCCTCCCGGGGCTCGCGGTAAGCAGTTGCCCACCAGCAGCAACAGAGACATGAGAGATAAGAGTAAAAAGTCTCCCGAGCAGCTCCATATTCTGAAAAGTGCCTTTGTGCGGACCCAGTGGCCCACGCCAGAGGAGTACGACCAACTGGCAGAGGAGAGCGGCCTCCTCCGGTCCTACATAGTCAGCTGGTTCGGAGACTCTCGGTATTCGTGGAAGAACAGTAACCTGAAGTGGTTCCTCCAGTACCAAAGTGGCAACATCGAAGGGCCGAATGGCggaggaggaaacaaaatgGGAAGCGGCAGCAGCGGTGGCGGTCGAAAAAGAAGAGGCCGAAATCGTGGTTGGGGGCGGTCCCGGACCAGGAGGCAGCCGAGAAGGTCTGCGTCCTCCAGCGCAGATGTTGATAGACCTCCCCCGTTAAAGAAGATCAAGAGTGGTAGGGAGATTCTAAAGGAGTACTATATAAGGCACCGTTTCCTCAATGAGCAGGACCTGGATGAACTCGTCACCAAGACCAACATGAGCTACGAACAG GTGAGGGAGTGGTTTGCCGAGGTCCAGCGGCGCTTGGACACGGGCTTGGATCCCTTCCAGGAGGCGGCTACAGCGAGGACGCAGGGCGGCGAGGCAGGAGACGCGGGGGACACGCAGGGAGAGATGTCCACGGCCAACGAGCAGCAGGGCGCCGCAGCAACGGGAGATGAgggggaggatgaaggagatgaggaggaagacggcGGCGATGATACCGACGACAGTGAGGTTTGGGAGCCGTCACGTAGCGTCAGGAAATCCTTGTCGGTCTCTGAAGACTGA